The following coding sequences lie in one Tichowtungia aerotolerans genomic window:
- a CDS encoding AAA family ATPase has protein sequence MQERLPELNKKLDAVRTSIAEVIVGQQALIDKLLNALLCNGHVLLEGVPGVAKTMMVNSMANALDASFNRLQFTPDLLPGDVVGTQIYRDGTFETERGPIFANLVLADEINRAPAKVQSALLEAMQEHQVTLGQQTHKLPEPFMVLATQNPIEQEGTYALPEAQVDRFIFKLIVDYPTMDEEHIILRRMAKTAPKVSVTQAASLEDILELRRHLDAIHVDEKIERYILRLVAATRDPSAYGLDELKGYIRFGASPRASIYLALAARGHALLRGGEFVVPDDVKAVLHDVVRHRIAISYRAEAEGLNSDAILERIVETVPVTE, from the coding sequence ATGCAGGAAAGACTACCGGAATTAAACAAAAAACTGGATGCGGTCCGAACCTCGATTGCCGAGGTAATTGTCGGTCAGCAGGCGCTGATCGACAAGCTGCTCAACGCCCTGCTGTGCAACGGGCACGTCCTGCTCGAAGGAGTTCCCGGAGTTGCAAAAACCATGATGGTCAACTCCATGGCCAATGCCCTGGATGCCAGCTTTAACCGTCTCCAATTCACCCCTGACCTGCTGCCGGGCGACGTCGTTGGAACCCAGATTTATCGCGACGGAACCTTTGAAACCGAAAGAGGTCCGATCTTCGCCAACCTCGTGCTGGCCGACGAAATCAACCGTGCTCCCGCCAAAGTGCAAAGCGCCCTGCTCGAAGCCATGCAGGAGCATCAGGTAACCCTCGGGCAGCAAACCCATAAACTGCCGGAACCGTTCATGGTGCTCGCCACCCAAAACCCCATCGAACAGGAAGGCACCTACGCCCTGCCCGAAGCACAGGTCGACCGCTTTATCTTCAAACTGATTGTCGACTACCCAACCATGGACGAAGAGCACATCATCCTCAGGCGCATGGCGAAAACCGCACCGAAAGTATCCGTCACTCAGGCGGCCTCGCTCGAAGACATCCTGGAACTGCGCCGTCATCTGGACGCCATCCACGTCGATGAAAAAATTGAACGCTACATCCTGCGCCTCGTCGCCGCCACCCGTGACCCTTCTGCATACGGTCTTGATGAGCTCAAGGGCTACATCCGCTTCGGCGCCTCTCCCCGAGCTTCTATTTACCTCGCGCTGGCCGCCCGCGGACACGCCCTGCTGCGCGGCGGCGAATTCGTTGTGCCCGACGACGTCAAAGCCGTCCTGCACGACGTCGTCCGCCACCGCATTGCCATCAGCTACCGCGCCGAAGCCGAAGGACTCAACTCCGACGCCATTCTCGAACGCATTGTCGAAACCGTTCCGGTTACTGAGTAA
- a CDS encoding BatD family protein has product MKNIRYWLLVIGLVCNAQAELSVTLAPEEASRFIYEPFRLLLQADKEIERPEIPSGTNWSVTGMLPVENGFRIELIANESGMLTLPPFTVTAGEEHAQTPLLRLAVAAPRPAHEMELLTAFSTTNPVVGQPIELTVTWKTGVPFPRCQELQFSLPLLRNPDWEVYPTDPGVPEKNRIGLPVNAQRIIAKNEPNQLQFFYRLVPRRAGTFASSARLNCALMETLRSSSQYPSYFDNHFFNIPDKKDRFERIYLSVPETELTVQPLPAEGRTVRYSGIVGNCAASARIEPSDTVVGQPMLLTVTLTNLTFGGHIRNLPEATLDGLGSEFGITREPMHVRTAPTAKSFTYIVRPLRSGLTVLPALALQIFDPAEQSYQTIRSEPLPITVEPNGEQTVYTPSQQQEPLTPLSGIRHNRKESEPTMYAFLEFLAADGWIFWLLPLLLWPALLPWLRRRDRCRTDPAYARAAHARSRFRKKVVHDEESAWKNYLADRFNLTAEAVTFDAVRPHLQDLDPELLQAVRNRFKAEETDHYAPPGTPAQKTATIRHLVRKLEKAVPVFLLMIALFPTIGKAAPVQAETLFEQAMKIRAEKPDQAAPLFTEAALEFETDRQFFNAANSWFFAGENGRALANYRAAQNRRPFDRQIRDSIHFIRAQRSSLFQTSEKPGHRLSNGWKNFCTWSPALRFGALTLLYLIGWAVFLAARIFGKTVPRKAWITLGVIAAGPALSLIWSFFQPSEGVVIQPTDARLGPGYAYEKAYEGLLQEAIEFQWLEKRGGWVLARLPDESEAWLRETACVKVQ; this is encoded by the coding sequence ATGAAGAACATTCGTTATTGGTTATTGGTTATTGGGCTTGTCTGCAACGCGCAGGCTGAATTATCCGTAACGCTGGCCCCGGAAGAAGCGAGCCGGTTTATCTACGAACCGTTCCGCCTGCTCCTGCAAGCAGACAAAGAGATTGAGCGCCCGGAGATTCCGTCAGGAACGAACTGGTCGGTAACCGGCATGCTCCCGGTTGAAAACGGATTCCGGATTGAGCTGATCGCCAACGAATCCGGCATGCTCACCCTGCCGCCATTCACAGTTACAGCAGGAGAAGAACATGCGCAAACGCCGCTGCTCCGTCTGGCGGTCGCCGCACCGCGTCCCGCCCACGAAATGGAGCTCCTGACCGCTTTCTCGACGACCAATCCGGTGGTCGGCCAACCGATCGAACTGACCGTCACCTGGAAAACCGGTGTTCCGTTCCCGCGCTGTCAGGAACTTCAATTTTCCCTTCCACTGCTGCGTAATCCGGACTGGGAGGTTTATCCCACTGATCCGGGCGTTCCGGAAAAAAACCGCATTGGCCTGCCGGTCAACGCCCAGCGCATCATTGCAAAAAACGAGCCGAATCAGCTGCAGTTTTTCTATCGGCTGGTTCCGCGCCGGGCAGGCACCTTCGCCTCCTCCGCCCGACTGAACTGCGCTTTGATGGAAACTCTCCGATCGTCCAGTCAGTATCCGAGCTATTTCGACAACCACTTTTTCAATATTCCGGACAAAAAAGACCGTTTCGAGCGGATCTATCTTTCCGTGCCCGAAACGGAACTGACCGTACAGCCCCTGCCGGCAGAAGGTCGCACGGTCCGCTACAGTGGTATCGTCGGCAACTGCGCCGCCTCGGCACGAATTGAGCCGTCCGACACCGTGGTCGGCCAGCCGATGCTGCTGACGGTCACCCTGACGAACCTGACGTTCGGCGGACACATCCGCAACCTGCCCGAGGCCACGCTCGACGGCCTCGGCTCGGAATTCGGCATCACCCGCGAACCGATGCACGTGAGAACCGCACCCACGGCCAAGTCGTTCACCTACATCGTACGGCCTCTGCGCAGCGGACTCACCGTCCTGCCTGCGCTCGCCCTGCAGATTTTTGATCCAGCGGAGCAAAGCTACCAAACCATACGCTCAGAACCGCTGCCGATCACGGTCGAGCCGAACGGCGAACAAACCGTCTACACGCCTTCCCAACAACAAGAGCCGCTGACTCCGCTGAGCGGAATCCGGCATAACCGAAAAGAGAGCGAACCCACCATGTACGCATTCCTTGAATTCCTTGCTGCAGACGGCTGGATTTTCTGGCTGCTGCCGCTGCTGCTCTGGCCGGCACTCCTCCCGTGGCTGCGCCGCCGCGACCGCTGCCGGACTGATCCCGCCTACGCACGCGCCGCTCACGCCCGGAGCCGCTTTCGGAAAAAGGTTGTTCACGATGAAGAATCCGCGTGGAAAAACTATCTTGCCGACCGCTTCAACCTCACCGCCGAAGCGGTCACTTTCGACGCCGTCAGACCGCACCTGCAAGACCTCGATCCCGAACTCCTGCAGGCCGTGCGCAATCGTTTTAAAGCCGAAGAAACCGATCACTACGCGCCTCCCGGAACACCGGCACAAAAAACCGCCACCATTCGCCATCTGGTCAGAAAACTGGAAAAAGCCGTACCGGTTTTTTTGCTGATGATCGCTCTGTTTCCAACCATCGGAAAAGCCGCACCCGTTCAGGCCGAGACCCTGTTTGAGCAGGCCATGAAAATTCGTGCAGAAAAACCGGACCAAGCCGCACCGCTCTTCACGGAAGCCGCACTCGAATTCGAAACCGACCGGCAGTTTTTCAATGCCGCCAACAGCTGGTTTTTTGCCGGCGAAAACGGGCGCGCACTGGCAAACTACCGCGCCGCACAGAACCGCCGGCCGTTTGACCGGCAAATTCGAGACAGCATTCACTTCATTCGCGCACAGCGCAGCAGCCTTTTCCAAACCTCGGAAAAACCAGGCCACCGTCTTTCCAATGGCTGGAAAAACTTCTGCACGTGGAGCCCCGCCCTGCGGTTCGGAGCCTTAACGTTGCTGTACCTGATCGGCTGGGCCGTATTCCTCGCCGCTCGTATCTTTGGAAAAACCGTTCCGCGCAAAGCGTGGATTACGCTGGGAGTCATTGCGGCGGGTCCGGCGCTGTCGCTTATCTGGAGCTTTTTCCAACCTTCGGAAGGAGTCGTTATTCAGCCGACCGATGCGCGCCTCGGTCCCGGCTACGCCTATGAAAAAGCGTATGAAGGACTGCTGCAGGAAGCGATCGAGTTCCAATGGCTGGAGAAACGCGGCGGCTGGGTGCTCGCCCGCCTGCCCGACGAATCCGAAGCATGGCTGCGCGAAACCGCCTGCGTGAAAGTGCAGTAA
- a CDS encoding vWA domain-containing protein, whose product MTFAYPFMLLLLPIALLLLRRRRFNAIEISSLNGWRDAAEPRRVRRLKLMNILRAAACALLIIAMAGPQTERPVNEEVRQGIAIEMLLDISSSMDRNIKGSGGEQTTRMEAAKKAVEAFIGNRPDDLIGLITFARYADTLSPLTFGHEALIQLVQDVEIQDRPNEDGTAYGDALSLACAHLDRMNEWNDEEQQPIQSKTIILLTDGENNCGLHLPQEAAGLAKNWGIRIYAISLGDADEKDLTDAEQLLEIISDGTGGGFWKIYDIDELSETYARIDELETSAIKSATLVHTEHTPVFTFFALPALLLLLTERIFNATALRITEEDEA is encoded by the coding sequence ATGACCTTCGCCTATCCGTTTATGCTTCTACTGCTGCCGATTGCCCTGCTCCTGCTTCGCAGACGCCGGTTCAACGCCATCGAAATCTCCAGCCTGAACGGCTGGCGGGATGCCGCCGAACCGCGGCGCGTCCGGCGGCTTAAGCTGATGAACATTCTGCGGGCGGCCGCCTGCGCCCTGCTCATCATCGCCATGGCCGGGCCGCAGACGGAGCGTCCCGTCAACGAAGAAGTGCGCCAGGGCATCGCCATTGAAATGCTGCTCGACATCTCCAGCAGCATGGACCGCAACATCAAGGGAAGCGGCGGAGAACAGACCACGCGCATGGAGGCGGCAAAAAAGGCCGTTGAAGCGTTTATCGGGAACCGCCCCGACGATCTCATCGGCCTGATTACATTTGCCCGCTACGCCGACACGCTCAGCCCGCTCACGTTCGGCCACGAGGCGCTCATTCAGCTGGTGCAGGACGTTGAAATTCAGGACCGCCCCAACGAGGACGGAACGGCTTACGGCGACGCTCTTTCGCTGGCCTGCGCGCACCTCGACCGGATGAATGAATGGAACGATGAAGAACAGCAGCCGATCCAGAGCAAAACCATCATCCTGCTGACCGATGGGGAAAACAACTGCGGCCTGCACCTCCCGCAGGAGGCCGCAGGGCTGGCAAAAAACTGGGGCATCCGCATCTATGCCATCAGCCTCGGCGATGCCGATGAAAAAGATCTGACCGACGCCGAACAGCTGCTCGAAATCATCAGCGACGGAACCGGTGGCGGCTTCTGGAAAATCTATGACATCGACGAACTGAGCGAGACCTATGCCCGCATCGATGAACTCGAAACCAGCGCAATCAAGAGCGCCACGCTCGTTCATACCGAACACACGCCCGTCTTTACGTTTTTTGCCCTGCCCGCACTGCTCCTGCTGCTGACGGAACGAATCTTCAACGCCACCGCCCTGCGCATTACCGAGGAGGATGAAGCATGA
- the ahbC gene encoding 12,18-didecarboxysiroheme deacetylase, producing the protein MIGISKLYCGTVEPSDALRYGRKAKDLPSHLLQFSEDKKPVVVWNCTKACNLKCVHCYAHADGRCADDEMSFEDGQALIDDLAAFGSPVILFSGGEPLCRKDMPDLAEYAVSKGMRAVISTNGTLITDDVAQRLKAIGLSYVGVSLDGLRETNDRFRGVSGAFDKALEGIRVCKRAGIKVGLRYTITKHNVQDLNGVFDLLEQEDIPRVCFYHLVYTGRGASVDDLSYEETRRVVDCIIDRTADLHARGLPKEILTVDNHCDGPYLYMRLLKEGREEDAVRVMELLKMNGGNSSGNGIGCVSWDGSVHPDQFMRNHTFGNVREKPFSEIWTDSSNQFLTQLKNKPAHVTGKCKACRFLNVCGGNFRARGEAGGELWGVDPACYLTDEEISNA; encoded by the coding sequence ATGATTGGAATTTCTAAATTGTATTGTGGAACGGTGGAGCCGTCGGATGCTCTGCGTTATGGACGAAAGGCAAAAGATTTGCCCAGCCATCTGCTTCAGTTTTCCGAGGACAAGAAGCCGGTGGTGGTCTGGAACTGCACGAAGGCATGCAACCTGAAGTGTGTGCATTGCTATGCCCATGCGGACGGACGCTGTGCCGACGATGAGATGTCGTTTGAAGACGGGCAGGCGCTGATTGATGACCTCGCGGCGTTCGGCTCGCCGGTTATCCTTTTTTCCGGCGGCGAGCCGCTCTGTCGGAAAGATATGCCGGATCTCGCCGAATACGCGGTGTCGAAAGGGATGCGTGCAGTCATTTCAACCAACGGCACGCTGATTACCGATGACGTCGCGCAGCGGCTCAAAGCAATCGGGTTGTCTTATGTCGGTGTCAGCCTCGACGGACTGCGTGAGACCAACGATCGGTTCCGCGGAGTGAGCGGCGCGTTCGATAAGGCGCTCGAAGGAATTCGCGTCTGTAAGCGCGCGGGCATCAAGGTCGGCCTGCGTTACACGATTACCAAACACAACGTGCAGGATCTGAACGGAGTATTTGACCTGCTTGAGCAGGAAGACATTCCGAGAGTCTGTTTTTACCATTTGGTTTACACGGGTCGCGGTGCCTCGGTTGACGACCTGTCGTATGAAGAAACCCGCCGGGTTGTGGACTGCATTATTGACCGCACGGCGGACCTTCACGCACGCGGCCTACCGAAGGAAATCCTGACGGTTGATAATCACTGTGACGGGCCGTATCTCTATATGCGTCTGCTCAAAGAGGGGCGAGAGGAGGATGCCGTCCGGGTTATGGAGCTGTTGAAGATGAATGGCGGCAACAGTTCGGGAAATGGAATCGGCTGTGTCAGCTGGGACGGGTCGGTGCATCCGGACCAGTTTATGCGGAATCATACTTTTGGTAATGTGCGCGAAAAACCGTTCAGTGAAATTTGGACCGATTCGTCCAACCAGTTTTTGACGCAGCTGAAAAACAAGCCGGCTCATGTGACCGGAAAATGCAAGGCCTGCCGTTTTCTGAATGTTTGCGGCGGAAACTTCCGCGCTCGCGGTGAGGCAGGCGGTGAATTATGGGGTGTTGATCCAGCGTGCTATTTGACCGACGAGGAAATTTCGAATGCATAG
- a CDS encoding radical SAM protein, with protein sequence MHSSGKNPRIVAWEITRRCELKCRHCRGAARDCDYDGEFSTEECFKTIDALADFSKPMIILTGGEPLMRDDIFEVARYATDKGCRVVLATCGHLLTTEVAEKLKASGVMAVSVSLDAATAEKHDMFRGIPDAYKKTVASLDHLKAAGLPFQINTTVSKLNVDELPKILDKAIELGAVTMDFFFLVPTGRGAEMADLALDPETREQALEWIAQRSTEVPIRVKTTCAPQYRKYISDPSFCGCMGGRGFVFISHTGVLQTCGFLDLPCGELRSGNFDFETLYKNSEVFKSMRTLNPFAGCPARAYARTGNFMEAE encoded by the coding sequence ATGCATAGTTCCGGAAAAAATCCTCGGATTGTTGCCTGGGAGATCACGAGACGCTGCGAGCTGAAGTGCAGGCATTGCCGCGGTGCGGCGCGCGACTGCGACTATGACGGAGAGTTTTCGACGGAGGAGTGTTTCAAGACGATCGATGCGCTGGCCGATTTTTCGAAGCCGATGATTATTCTGACCGGCGGTGAGCCGCTGATGCGCGATGATATTTTTGAGGTGGCCCGTTATGCAACTGACAAGGGATGCCGTGTAGTTTTAGCGACCTGCGGGCATCTGCTGACGACCGAGGTTGCTGAAAAGCTCAAAGCTTCCGGCGTGATGGCGGTCAGTGTGAGTCTGGATGCGGCAACGGCCGAAAAACATGACATGTTTCGCGGGATTCCCGATGCGTACAAAAAAACAGTCGCGTCTTTGGATCACTTAAAGGCGGCCGGGCTTCCGTTTCAGATCAATACCACGGTTTCGAAGCTCAATGTGGATGAGTTGCCGAAGATCTTAGATAAAGCAATTGAACTCGGTGCTGTAACGATGGACTTCTTTTTTCTGGTTCCGACCGGACGCGGAGCAGAGATGGCGGATCTGGCGCTCGATCCGGAAACCCGCGAGCAGGCACTCGAATGGATTGCACAACGGTCGACTGAGGTTCCGATTCGCGTGAAAACCACCTGCGCTCCTCAATATCGCAAATATATATCAGACCCTTCTTTCTGCGGTTGTATGGGCGGCCGCGGCTTTGTTTTTATTTCTCATACCGGCGTCCTGCAGACCTGCGGCTTTCTGGATCTTCCGTGCGGGGAACTGCGCTCCGGAAATTTTGATTTCGAAACGCTTTATAAAAACTCCGAGGTGTTCAAAAGCATGCGCACCCTCAATCCGTTTGCCGGCTGTCCCGCCCGCGCCTACGCACGAACCGGAAACTTTATGGAGGCCGAGTGA
- a CDS encoding low molecular weight protein arginine phosphatase translates to MPQAEAIILSGMSETKKLLIFVCTGNTCRSPMAEGLLRARLPDNCGWEVMSAGVCAAEGWPVSEHAITALREKKIDISGLTSTTLTPDLIERADLLVTMTSGHQAAVLAAVPESQDKVFLLKSFGVAKCAADIDDPVGGSLDLYRRVRDEIDAALPDLILYMMEHRGTEL, encoded by the coding sequence ATGCCGCAAGCCGAGGCGATTATTCTGTCGGGCATGTCTGAAACAAAAAAGCTTTTGATTTTTGTCTGCACGGGGAATACCTGCCGCAGCCCGATGGCGGAAGGACTGCTGCGGGCCCGGCTTCCGGACAACTGCGGATGGGAGGTTATGTCCGCCGGAGTCTGCGCGGCAGAGGGATGGCCTGTCAGCGAACATGCGATTACCGCTCTGCGGGAAAAGAAAATCGATATTTCCGGACTGACGTCCACCACACTGACACCGGATCTGATTGAGCGGGCGGATCTGCTCGTCACCATGACAAGCGGTCATCAGGCGGCGGTTCTGGCGGCGGTTCCGGAAAGCCAAGACAAAGTTTTCTTGCTTAAATCGTTTGGAGTCGCAAAATGCGCGGCTGATATTGACGACCCGGTCGGGGGATCGCTTGATTTATACCGTCGTGTGCGCGATGAAATCGATGCGGCTTTACCCGACCTGATTCTTTATATGATGGAGCACAGAGGAACTGAATTATGA
- a CDS encoding DUF58 domain-containing protein, whose product MPEQMDRRLRQLQLQTRYPVEHLLAGEYRSVFKGRGMDFDEIRPYEKGDDVRTIDWNVTARTGKPHIKRYIEERELAVWFLVDTSASCRTGHGERTKWDAMHEITALLTLSAIRNNDRVGLILFSDRIEHINPPRKGRSHAMHLLSDLLHAEPQGKQTNLQPALDALAHLARRRSLAFLLSDFLFDVNRDRLGQTGFRQDLIAVAVNDSQEIEPPVCGLAAVKDSETGEQMLCDFNRTHQASYRRAFDTRRAALRTELNAINADLIELTTESDCAETLTRFFRNRLRRAADETGG is encoded by the coding sequence ATGCCCGAACAGATGGACAGACGTCTGCGACAGCTTCAGCTGCAGACACGCTATCCGGTCGAGCACCTGCTCGCCGGCGAATACCGCAGTGTCTTTAAAGGCCGCGGCATGGACTTCGACGAAATCCGGCCTTACGAAAAAGGCGATGATGTCCGCACCATCGACTGGAACGTAACTGCGCGCACCGGCAAGCCGCACATCAAACGCTACATTGAAGAACGCGAGCTCGCCGTCTGGTTTCTGGTCGACACCTCCGCCTCCTGCCGCACCGGGCATGGCGAGCGCACCAAGTGGGACGCGATGCACGAAATCACCGCTCTCTTAACGCTGTCTGCCATTCGCAACAATGACCGCGTCGGGCTGATTCTTTTCTCGGACCGCATCGAACATATCAATCCGCCGCGCAAGGGCCGGAGCCACGCCATGCATCTGCTCAGCGACCTGCTGCATGCCGAACCGCAGGGAAAACAGACCAACCTCCAGCCCGCACTCGACGCGCTGGCCCACCTCGCCCGCCGCCGCAGCCTCGCCTTTCTGCTCTCCGACTTCCTGTTCGATGTCAACCGCGACCGCCTCGGCCAGACCGGCTTCCGACAGGATCTCATCGCTGTCGCCGTCAACGATTCGCAGGAAATCGAACCGCCGGTCTGCGGACTGGCCGCTGTCAAAGATTCGGAAACCGGCGAACAGATGCTGTGCGATTTCAACCGCACCCATCAGGCAAGCTACCGACGCGCATTCGACACCCGGCGCGCCGCGCTCAGAACCGAACTCAACGCCATCAATGCGGACCTGATCGAACTGACCACTGAGAGCGACTGCGCCGAAACCCTGACCCGTTTTTTCCGCAACCGCCTGCGCCGCGCCGCCGATGAAACCGGCGGATAA
- a CDS encoding VWA domain-containing protein: MIFKAPLLLLLLLILPILGKLLARAHRKRNEAAAKLRGKKPVSNVWKKGAARQLGVFALLILALAQPAWNPRPGPLQAQGRDLVIALDISRSMLADDVFPTRLDAAKIPLYESLDQLQGQKLGLITFAGAAAVRVPLTLDHEFIRYMLERAQPSDAEVGSTSLQAAIEKAIDVALNESAKGKQDIILFTDGEDHISNIEKTTEELRECGARVLIIGLGDPVAGAKVPEIGKPGEWMQHKGSDVVTKLDEEKLIQLSAESPNVTYYAARTRPFDLITLYRQMIADSPGILSEDASELVYTEGYPFLIALAILLWLLPLNKRLFATLLLAGCSPDFQTLETGYEQNFETGRELWASAQEPIKTDPRAALFTLKQARAALLKAALTRPGDRPAAEQIAGVSAQIRAVEEAVKEQEEAEKDLQQKLKEAIEQLQQLTQRENTLSQKSQQLLRSRPPVPPEEKAAAVEPVRTEQDDVKKQTGTVTDTISEAQQLIQKMLATAFAEGDKPSPTEFDEPIRLLNEAMASQQTALENLQPEQSNWPQANTAFRSATRQMQEALRLLSDQNQGQNSDESSGMSDDMDMDWDFDEDMEWSESDMPSDMSMPMQSQNFKTALESRSLPTPNYTAEEILMEEAANMEQRAEQQSSRAGAKVEKNW; encoded by the coding sequence ATGATCTTCAAAGCTCCTCTCCTGCTGCTGCTCCTGCTGATTCTTCCAATCCTTGGAAAACTCCTCGCGCGCGCCCACCGCAAGCGCAACGAAGCCGCCGCGAAACTGCGCGGAAAAAAACCGGTTTCCAATGTTTGGAAAAAAGGCGCTGCCCGGCAGCTCGGAGTTTTTGCCCTGCTGATTCTCGCACTGGCGCAGCCAGCGTGGAATCCGCGCCCCGGCCCCCTGCAGGCGCAGGGCCGTGATCTGGTCATCGCGCTCGACATCTCGCGCAGCATGCTCGCCGATGATGTTTTCCCGACGCGACTCGATGCTGCAAAAATTCCGCTCTACGAAAGTCTCGATCAGCTTCAGGGCCAGAAGCTCGGCCTGATTACATTTGCGGGAGCCGCCGCCGTACGCGTTCCGCTTACGCTTGATCACGAATTCATTCGCTACATGCTCGAGCGCGCCCAGCCGTCTGACGCCGAAGTCGGCAGCACCTCCCTGCAGGCGGCCATCGAAAAAGCCATTGATGTCGCCCTCAACGAATCTGCCAAGGGAAAGCAGGATATCATCCTGTTCACCGACGGCGAGGACCACATCAGCAACATTGAAAAAACAACGGAGGAACTGCGCGAGTGCGGCGCGCGGGTGCTGATCATTGGGCTCGGCGATCCCGTCGCGGGCGCCAAAGTTCCAGAGATTGGGAAACCCGGCGAATGGATGCAGCACAAGGGCAGCGACGTCGTCACTAAGCTTGACGAGGAAAAACTGATTCAGCTTTCGGCGGAAAGCCCGAACGTGACCTATTACGCCGCCCGCACCCGCCCGTTCGACCTGATCACCCTCTACCGCCAGATGATCGCCGACAGCCCCGGCATTCTTTCGGAAGATGCTTCAGAATTGGTTTACACAGAAGGATATCCGTTCCTGATTGCCCTCGCGATTTTGCTTTGGCTGCTGCCGCTCAACAAACGGCTGTTTGCCACACTGCTGCTGGCCGGCTGTTCACCGGATTTCCAGACATTGGAAACCGGCTATGAGCAGAACTTTGAAACCGGTCGTGAACTGTGGGCCTCGGCGCAGGAACCGATCAAAACGGATCCGCGCGCTGCACTGTTTACACTGAAGCAGGCACGTGCTGCGCTCCTGAAGGCCGCACTGACCCGGCCGGGCGACCGGCCGGCGGCAGAACAGATTGCGGGAGTCAGCGCGCAGATTCGCGCGGTCGAAGAGGCGGTAAAGGAACAGGAAGAGGCAGAAAAAGACCTGCAGCAGAAGTTGAAAGAAGCCATTGAGCAGCTTCAGCAGCTGACTCAGCGGGAAAATACGCTGTCGCAGAAAAGCCAGCAGCTTTTGCGCAGCCGACCGCCGGTTCCGCCGGAAGAAAAAGCTGCCGCAGTCGAACCGGTACGAACCGAACAGGACGACGTGAAAAAACAGACCGGCACCGTTACCGATACCATCAGCGAAGCACAGCAGCTGATCCAGAAAATGCTCGCGACCGCCTTTGCAGAAGGCGATAAGCCGTCACCGACTGAATTTGACGAACCGATCCGCCTGCTGAACGAGGCTATGGCATCACAGCAAACTGCTCTCGAAAACCTTCAGCCGGAGCAAAGCAACTGGCCGCAGGCCAACACGGCCTTCCGTTCTGCAACAAGGCAGATGCAGGAAGCCCTGCGACTGCTGTCCGACCAGAACCAGGGGCAAAACTCTGACGAAAGCTCGGGAATGTCCGATGATATGGACATGGACTGGGATTTCGATGAAGACATGGAGTGGTCGGAATCGGACATGCCGAGCGACATGTCGATGCCGATGCAGTCCCAGAATTTCAAGACCGCACTCGAAAGCCGCTCCCTTCCGACGCCCAATTATACCGCCGAAGAAATTCTGATGGAAGAAGCCGCCAACATGGAACAGCGTGCAGAGCAGCAGTCCAGCCGGGCCGGAGCAAAAGTGGAGAAAAACTGGTAA